The genomic segment TTTCTTTTACTTCAGTATATAATATCATAAAAATGTTTCAATCAGCAGGTATTGTAAAAGAAATAAAGTCCAAAGATAGATCTAGATATGATGCTAATCTCAAACCACATTCGCATTTTATATGTAAAAATTGTGGTAGAGTTTTTGATGTTGATATGGAAATTACAAATTCAAATTTTCCAACATCTATAAATGGTATGTCCGTGGACAGTCTTGAAGTAACATATTATGGTCTATGTTCAGAATGTAATAATGATAATAAGGATAATTAAATATTAAAGACGGCTAATTAGCCGTCTTTAATATTTAATATTTAATTCTTTATTTGCTTTTAACTCATTTAATCTTGATATTTTTGTATTATGTGGTGCCTTTTTTATTATATCAGGATTTGTTTTAGCTTCTTCAACTATTGTTTTAAAATTTTCTATAACTATATCTAATCTTTCTTTTGATTCTGTTTCTGTAGGTTCTATCATCATAGCTTCTTTTACTATTAATGGAAAATATACTGTTGGTGGATGTATATCAAAATCCATTAATCTTTTTGCAATATCTAATGTCTTAACTCCATATTCTTTCAAAAAAGATCCATCTATTACAAATTCATGTTTACATATTCCTTCATGAGACATGTTCATATATTCAGACATTTTTTTCTTCATATAATTAGCATTTAAAACTGCTAATTCACTTGCCCTTTTTAAACCATCTGAGCCCATGCTTAAAATATAAATATAAGCTTTTAAATATACTAAGAAATTTCCATAAAAGCTTCTTACTCTCCCTATAGAATGTTTAATATTGTAATTTATAAAGTATTTATCTTCTTTACTTTTTTCTACTATTGGTTT from the Oceanotoga teriensis genome contains:
- a CDS encoding Fur family transcriptional regulator — its product is MIELYDKDKIVNILKGYSIRVTPNRLKVAEIILNSEVHPSIDEIHTILTKSGKNISFTSVYNIIKMFQSAGIVKEIKSKDRSRYDANLKPHSHFICKNCGRVFDVDMEITNSNFPTSINGMSVDSLEVTYYGLCSECNNDNKDN